One Mangrovimonas cancribranchiae DNA segment encodes these proteins:
- a CDS encoding protein-L-isoaspartate(D-aspartate) O-methyltransferase, with amino-acid sequence MKDTLKHQGLRNKLVETIRAKGITDEHVLAAIGDIPRHFFMDSGFLDYAYLDKAFPIAADQTISQPYTVAFQTELLQIQPGDKILEIGTGSGYQTAVLCKMGAKVYSIERQHELFKKTSKFLPKIGYRAKKLTFGDGYKGLPEEAPFKGIIVTAGAPFVPKPLLAQLEIGGRLVIPVGDDVQTMTLFIRKGPKDFEKHEFGDFRFVPMLEDKN; translated from the coding sequence TTGAAAGATACACTTAAACATCAAGGACTTAGAAATAAACTTGTTGAAACGATAAGAGCCAAAGGTATTACAGATGAACACGTTTTGGCTGCTATTGGAGATATTCCTAGGCATTTTTTTATGGATTCTGGGTTTTTAGATTATGCGTACCTAGATAAAGCATTTCCTATTGCCGCCGACCAAACTATTTCGCAGCCATATACTGTAGCTTTTCAAACAGAATTATTACAAATTCAACCTGGAGATAAAATTCTGGAAATTGGTACTGGAAGCGGTTATCAAACTGCCGTGTTGTGCAAGATGGGAGCCAAGGTATATAGTATTGAGCGACAGCACGAATTATTTAAAAAAACGAGTAAATTTTTGCCTAAAATAGGCTACCGGGCTAAAAAACTCACTTTTGGTGATGGGTATAAGGGTTTGCCCGAAGAAGCGCCATTTAAAGGTATTATTGTTACTGCTGGAGCGCCTTTTGTGCCTAAGCCTTTGTTAGCACAGTTAGAAATAGGTGGACGATTGGTGATTCCTGTTGGCGATGATGTGCAAACCATGACTTTATTTATACGAAAAGGCCCAAAGGATTTTGAAAAACACGAGTTTGGCGACTTTAGATTCGTGCCCATGCTTGAAGATAAAAACTAA
- a CDS encoding 3-hydroxybutyryl-CoA dehydrogenase, with protein sequence MKNIAVIGAGTMGNGIAHTFAQSGFNVQLIDISEEALNRGLATITKNLDRMLAKEKISETDKNATLGNITTFTNVEDGVKASDLVVEAATENVDLKLKIFKQLDEVCSKDTILATNTSSISITQIAAVTSRPDQVIGMHFMNPVPIMKLVEIIRGYNTTDDVTNTIMELSKTLGKVPVEVNDYPGFVANRILMPMLNESIETLYNGVAGVKEIDTVMKLGMAHPMGPLQLADFIGLDVCLSILEVMYEGFKNPKYAPCPLLVNMVRAGKLGVKSGEGFYDYSESRKAENVSKQFV encoded by the coding sequence ATGAAAAATATAGCAGTAATAGGTGCAGGAACTATGGGTAATGGTATTGCTCATACATTTGCACAAAGCGGATTTAATGTACAATTAATAGATATTAGCGAAGAGGCTCTTAACCGAGGTTTAGCAACCATTACCAAGAATTTGGACAGAATGCTCGCCAAGGAAAAAATTTCCGAAACCGATAAAAATGCAACGCTTGGCAACATTACCACATTCACCAATGTTGAAGATGGTGTGAAAGCATCGGATCTTGTTGTAGAAGCAGCCACGGAAAACGTAGATTTAAAGCTAAAAATCTTCAAGCAATTAGATGAGGTTTGTTCAAAAGATACCATTTTGGCCACAAATACGTCTTCTATCTCCATTACACAAATTGCAGCAGTAACTTCGCGCCCAGATCAAGTGATTGGTATGCACTTTATGAACCCGGTACCAATTATGAAATTGGTAGAAATCATTCGTGGTTACAACACAACAGACGACGTTACCAATACCATTATGGAACTCTCAAAAACCTTAGGCAAAGTTCCTGTAGAAGTAAACGATTATCCTGGTTTTGTAGCTAACCGTATTTTAATGCCCATGCTTAACGAGAGCATTGAAACACTTTACAATGGCGTTGCTGGTGTAAAAGAAATTGACACGGTAATGAAATTAGGAATGGCGCACCCAATGGGACCTTTACAACTAGCCGATTTTATTGGATTGGACGTCTGTCTTTCTATTTTAGAAGTCATGTACGAAGGCTTTAAAAACCCAAAATACGCGCCTTGCCCATTATTGGTTAATATGGTAAGAGCCGGAAAATTAGGCGTAAAATCCGGTGAAGGATTCTACGATTATTCCGAAAGTAGAAAAGCTGAAAATGTTTCTAAGCAGTTTGTATAA
- a CDS encoding Gfo/Idh/MocA family oxidoreductase has translation MLKAGVLGAGHLGKIHLRLLNQSDKYELVGFYDADESNAKKVAEEFGYTYFNTIDALIDAVDMVDIVTPTLSHYDCAKQAIAKGKHIFIEKPITNTVEEAEHIRELLAQHDIRGQVGHVERFNPAFMAVKDNIQNPMFIETHRLAEFNPRGTDVPVVLDLMIHDIDIILSVVKSKVKSVSASGVSVISETPDIANARIEFENGCVANLTASRISLKNMRKSRFFQKDAYISVDFLEKKCEVVKMKDAPENPGDFDMILQNAEGVKKQIYFDNPEISSNNAILDELETFAHAINTNTKPIVTLHDGTEALRVATMIVDQL, from the coding sequence ATGTTAAAAGCCGGAGTATTAGGTGCTGGACACTTAGGAAAAATACACTTACGATTGCTAAATCAATCAGACAAGTATGAATTGGTAGGGTTTTATGATGCCGATGAAAGCAATGCCAAAAAAGTAGCTGAGGAGTTTGGATACACTTATTTTAACACCATCGACGCCTTAATTGATGCAGTAGACATGGTAGATATTGTTACACCAACCTTGTCACATTACGATTGTGCCAAACAAGCTATTGCCAAAGGCAAACATATTTTTATAGAAAAACCTATCACGAATACTGTTGAAGAAGCCGAACATATTCGCGAGCTTTTAGCACAACATGACATCCGTGGACAAGTCGGGCATGTAGAACGGTTCAATCCAGCATTTATGGCTGTGAAAGACAACATCCAAAACCCTATGTTTATCGAAACACACCGTTTGGCAGAATTTAACCCTCGCGGCACAGATGTTCCTGTAGTTTTAGATTTAATGATTCACGATATCGATATTATTTTAAGCGTGGTTAAATCTAAAGTAAAAAGTGTTTCGGCCAGTGGCGTCTCGGTTATTAGTGAAACACCAGACATAGCAAATGCTCGCATAGAATTCGAAAATGGCTGTGTGGCCAATTTAACCGCGAGTAGAATTTCACTAAAAAATATGCGTAAATCCAGATTTTTTCAAAAGGATGCCTACATTTCGGTTGACTTTTTAGAGAAAAAATGCGAGGTAGTAAAAATGAAAGATGCTCCAGAAAATCCAGGCGATTTTGATATGATCCTCCAAAATGCCGAAGGTGTTAAAAAACAAATATATTTCGACAACCCTGAAATATCTAGCAACAATGCCATTTTAGACGAATTAGAAACATTTGCTCACGCTATAAACACCAATACAAAACCAATTGTAACACTTCATGATGGTACCGAGGCATTACGTGTTGCTACTATGATTGTAGATCAACTTTAA
- the smpB gene encoding SsrA-binding protein SmpB gives MQKQIHIKNRKAKFQYEILDKYTAGIVLRGTEIKSIRNGKASIAESFCEFNEQGELFVINMTIEEYLYGSHYNHKPKAERKLLLNRRELKKLEKEVKNTGLTIIPLSLFINDNGLAKMAIALARGKKLYDKRETIKDRESKRRLNRINKSFN, from the coding sequence GCAAAAACAAATTCATATAAAAAATAGAAAAGCTAAATTTCAATACGAAATTTTAGACAAATATACTGCGGGTATTGTTTTACGAGGCACAGAAATAAAATCCATAAGAAATGGTAAAGCGTCTATTGCCGAAAGTTTTTGCGAATTTAACGAGCAAGGCGAACTATTTGTTATTAACATGACGATTGAAGAATATCTTTATGGTTCACATTACAATCATAAACCCAAAGCCGAAAGAAAATTACTACTTAACAGAAGAGAATTAAAAAAACTAGAAAAAGAAGTAAAAAATACTGGTCTTACAATTATTCCTTTAAGCCTTTTTATTAATGATAATGGCTTAGCAAAAATGGCTATTGCTTTAGCTAGAGGTAAAAAACTTTACGATAAACGCGAAACCATTAAAGACCGCGAAAGCAAAAGACGTTTAAACCGTATTAACAAAAGTTTTAATTAA
- a CDS encoding DUF1648 domain-containing protein: MFFDDRPKIKLTKTKLDIFLEYLAFGLLVVSTIYAIYHYGNLPEKIPMHFNHKGEVNRYDNKDSIWVINLIGFAVVYFMYYLTKFPHTFNYPQKITPENAEKFYSDAVKMMRYTNAAMGLLFALITFEIVQIALNNSLAMLPVVTGVIITIVVAITVVPIIYLIKNFKKH; the protein is encoded by the coding sequence ATGTTTTTTGATGATCGTCCAAAAATTAAGCTTACTAAAACCAAACTAGATATATTTTTAGAATATTTAGCTTTTGGACTTCTTGTTGTTTCTACAATTTATGCGATTTATCATTATGGCAATCTTCCAGAGAAAATTCCCATGCATTTTAATCATAAAGGCGAGGTAAACCGTTATGATAATAAAGACTCTATTTGGGTAATAAACCTAATAGGCTTTGCAGTAGTTTATTTTATGTATTACCTCACCAAGTTTCCGCATACCTTTAATTATCCACAAAAAATCACTCCAGAAAACGCAGAGAAATTTTATAGCGACGCTGTTAAAATGATGCGCTATACCAATGCTGCCATGGGATTACTTTTTGCTTTAATAACTTTTGAAATTGTTCAAATTGCATTAAATAACTCTTTAGCTATGTTGCCTGTTGTAACAGGAGTAATTATTACAATAGTTGTTGCAATAACGGTTGTCCCTATTATCTATTTAATAAAAAACTTTAAAAAACATTAG